The Rhododendron vialii isolate Sample 1 chromosome 3a, ASM3025357v1 nucleotide sequence CAAAAACATTTGAACAAAAACCAACAGAAGGATGACCATATTCTCTGCAGGTTCAATTTGCTAATATATCAGAGACGACTCACCTTGTTTTCCTGACCAGTAgtctcctccctcctcccagTCAAGAACTCCACAGCCCTCTTCGCCTTATCCACCGCGGCGTCCTTCAACTCCGCAACCTTCCCCACGGCCGTATCCTTCGTCTCCTTCGCTCTCTCCGCAGTATAATCCTTGTACCCCCCTGCCTTCTCCGCCGTACTATCCTTCGTCTCCTCCGCCTTCTCCGCCGTCTTTTCCTTGGCCTCCCTCGCCTTCTCCACGGCAGTGTCCTTGGCCTCCTTCGCCTTCTCCGCGGCAGAGTCCTTATACTCGCTCACTTTCCCCAGAGTCCAATCCTTGGCCTGCTTCGCCTTCTCTGCCGCGGAATTCTTCGTCTGCTCCGCTTTCTCCGCCGTGTAATCCTTGTACTCTTTGGCCTTCTCCTTCGTCTCCTCAGCTTTCTCCTTGGCCGACTCTTTCGTCTCCTCCGCCTTCTCCTTGGCCCTTTCTTTCGCCTCCCTCGCCTTCTCCGTGAGATCCTCGGAACCCTCTCCCCTCATTCGATCTTCGGAAGCTTTGTCCCTCTTGCCGCCGGTAACCACCTTCAATAGGCTCCCGAGAATACCAGGCCTTTCCTCCTCTCGGTGATCGTTTGGCGGCCGATCATCGTCGTGCGACGGTTGatcctctcctcctctctccctaTCCACGCCGGTAACCTCACCCAACTTCTCCTTCGCTTGCCTCGCCTTCTCCGCGGCCGACTCCTTCGTCTCCTCCAACTTCTCCTTTGCGGAATCCTTGTACTCCCCTGCCTTCTCCTTCGTCTCCTCCACTTTCTCCTTCGCCTTCTCTTTCGTCTCCCCCGCCTTCTGTTTAGCCTTCTCAGCAGGCGGAGGAGACTCGTTTCCGCCTCCCACTTCTTCCCTCCTCATCAGATCGTCATCGGAAGTAACGGGAGCCCTTCCGGTGACGGCCTGCTCGAGGGTTTCCGCAACCGACTTCAATACGTTCCCTATAACGCCCCGCTTTTCGTCGTCGTCCCGGGGTTGATCCCGATCAGACTCCGTTTTGGATGCCCCTCTTTCTTCCCCATACTGTTGTCTTCTTTGCTCTCTGTTTACGTCACTGAGCTCCGCCGCTGCCATTCTTGCTGCTGCCTCTGCCCTCTCCATCTTCTCTTGCGTTgatgccatctctctctctctctctctctctctctctctctaaagtgcaATAATCTCAAAATACGTAGGGATGCATGGGGAGAGTGGGGAGTTGGTTTTATATGTTCGGTGCTGTGTAATGATGGGGAGTGAGTGAACTGATTTGGGGATTGTGATATGGTGACACGTAGTTGACGTATGGTTGACACGTGGTGAGGTGGGATGGTTTCATGGACACGTCGGTGATTGTTTGGATGCATGAGGGGCGACACCCTTATCTTGGAGAATTTTTTGGGTGCCGGCCGAGCGGCGGTAGCATATCCAACGACTTTGAACTCAATTGTATCGAAAAATTATGTTCACGTATCGAACACTCTGAAATCAATTTTGTCTGAAAttatgttttaaaattgtgttaaTAGCATTGCTCGATTAATTGTTTTAACTGCACAGATGTCAAATTTCTATATGCTAAATTCACATACACTgcctttcaaaaacaaaaaaacaaaaaaaaaatcatatgcaTAAaccttagaaaaaaaaaaaataattataaatttgACCTCCCAGTTTCTTAAGCCAAGATTAGATCGAGATGCT carries:
- the LOC131318421 gene encoding embryonic protein DC-8-like isoform X3; translated protein: MASTQEKMERAEAAARMAAAELSDVNREQRRQQYGEERGASKTESDRDQPRDDDEKRGVIGNVLKSVAETLEQAVTGRAPVTSDDDLMRREEVGGGNESPPPAEKAKQKAGETKEKAKEKVEETKEKAGEYKDSAKEKLEETKESAAEKARQAKEKLGEVTGVDRERGGEDQPSHDDDRPPNDHREEERPGILGSLLKVVTGGKRDKASEDRMRGEGSEDLTEKAREAKERAKEKAEETKESAKEKAEETKEKAKEYKDYTAEKAEQTKNSAAEKAKQAKDWTLGKVSEYKDSAAEKAKEAKDTAVEKAREAKEKTAEKAEETKDSTAEKAGGYKDYTAERAKETKDTAVGKVAELKDAAVDKAKRAVEFLTGRREETTGQENKVNFNDDYDKRKREVVDAYVVLVDVEGTPVGQATATLKTADQATGQTFNDVGCLDDEGKGVVVVEQRLEHPPATATGCPGVVAVERVDPPPEVECRGGVLVVECEEDPRRGRADK
- the LOC131318421 gene encoding embryonic protein DC-8-like isoform X2; translation: MASTQEKMERAEAAARMAAAELSDVNREQRRQQYGEERGASKTESDRDQPRDDDEKRGVIGNVLKSVAETLEQAVTGRAPVTSDDDLMRREEVGGGNESPPPAEKAKQKAGETKEKAKEKLEETKESAAEKARQAKEKLGEVTGVDRERGGEDQPSHDDDRPPNDHREEERPGILGSLLKVVTGGKRDKASEDRMRGEGSEDLTEKAREAKERAKEKAEETKESAKEKAEETKEKAKEYKDYTAEKAEQTKNSAAEKAKQAKDWTLGKVSEYKDSAAEKAKEAKDTAVEKAREAKEKTAEKAEETKDSTAEKAGGYKDYTAERAKETKDTAVGKVAELKDAAVDKAKRAVEFLTGRREETTGQENKDEFGDADDAEARRKMAALRLQDEDFNDDYDKRKREVVDAYVVLVDVEGTPVGQATATLKTADQATGQTFNDVGCLDDEGKGVVVVEQRLEHPPATATGCPGVVAVERVDPPPEVECRGGVLVVECEEDPRRGRADK
- the LOC131318421 gene encoding embryonic protein DC-8-like isoform X1; protein product: MASTQEKMERAEAAARMAAAELSDVNREQRRQQYGEERGASKTESDRDQPRDDDEKRGVIGNVLKSVAETLEQAVTGRAPVTSDDDLMRREEVGGGNESPPPAEKAKQKAGETKEKAKEKVEETKEKAGEYKDSAKEKLEETKESAAEKARQAKEKLGEVTGVDRERGGEDQPSHDDDRPPNDHREEERPGILGSLLKVVTGGKRDKASEDRMRGEGSEDLTEKAREAKERAKEKAEETKESAKEKAEETKEKAKEYKDYTAEKAEQTKNSAAEKAKQAKDWTLGKVSEYKDSAAEKAKEAKDTAVEKAREAKEKTAEKAEETKDSTAEKAGGYKDYTAERAKETKDTAVGKVAELKDAAVDKAKRAVEFLTGRREETTGQENKDEFGDADDAEARRKMAALRLQDEDFNDDYDKRKREVVDAYVVLVDVEGTPVGQATATLKTADQATGQTFNDVGCLDDEGKGVVVVEQRLEHPPATATGCPGVVAVERVDPPPEVECRGGVLVVECEEDPRRGRADK